The window TCAATCACTTTTGTTTGAAAAGGTTCGGGAACAATGACCTGCCTCCAAGTTAAAAAATCAGATATTTTATTGTCAAACAAATCATCGATTGTTTTGGTCACTATATGTAATGCCAAGGGATTTGCTTGGTATAAATTAATAAGATTTTCTAGTTCTTTGATATTTCCCGTTAAACCATTTTTAGTTAATATTTTTTGGGCTTCTTTTGGCAGCAATCCATTAATTTTCAAGGAACCAATGTAAGGGGATTCTTGTTCCAGTAGCTCCATTTGCATCGGTTTTTCACGACTATTAAATACCAGGCAACTTTGATGCCGCTCTCGTCCCACCTGTGCCAGTAGATCGCTATAACCTTCATATCCCTCACGATACTGTCCCGCGTGAGTATAACTTCGCATCAGTATCTGGGCATCATCAAACACGACCAAGCAGCGATGCTGGTGTAAACACTCTGTAAAGCGAGAAATTAAAACTTTGGTGTCTTCTTGTAAGCTGCATTGTTGCTGGTTAGACAGAAATTGGATGAGTTGGATCAGAAGATGATTAAGTGGTGGAGCATGGCGTAGCGATCGCCAGATTATATACTTAAACTCACCCTGAATTTCTTGAGCTAATTTCACAGCTAGAGTTGTCTTACCAATTCCTGCCTGACCCAAGATTGCCACTAGTCGGCACTGCTGTTGCGTAATCCATTGCTTGAGGGTTTGCAGTTCACTCGTGCGTCCGTAGAAAACAGAGAGTTCCGGTGCATCGCCCCAGTCTTGATGAGGTTTGAGAGTTTTGTATCCTGCTGCTTCCAGCCAAATAGAAATATCTCTCCAGTTTTTGAGCGAGTTTGACTCCCTCCCCGTTAGTATTTCAACGTATCGATATAACCCTTTAGTGAGTTCTACGCAGATTGAGCCAGAGTTCCAATGGAGAGCAGTAGCTATCTCTTTGGGAGAGTAATTACACAACAATCCTCGCAAAATGGCTTTTTCAACAGATGTTAGTTCAATCTTTTTTTCTCTGCCTGTTGATTTTTGATTGGCTAAATCTGAATATAATTCTTCTAAATTCCATAATTTATTGACGTTGACAAACAGTTCGCATTCAATGTTTTTTCTATTATGTCTCATCATCAAAATCTCTAGAGAGCCTTGTTAAAGATAGACGAGAGCAGATACGCCCTAAAAATATAAATTTCAGCTTTGCACAGAGAAGCTACAACTTATCGAAGAAATCTAATCGAATGTGTTAAATACAACAATTAATCGCTCTCTGCTTATTTTTTCTAACTAAGACCTTAATCTTGAGTTATCAAGTCAAGGAGAGAAAATTACGGAATATTTTATAAAAGTTCATATTTGAGCGTTTACCTAATACAACAACCTAATGAACTGCTAACGCTCCTTAGGTGTTTTCCTGCTAGGCGATAGCTAGTCTTGTGCCATAAGACGAAGCAATGTTAACCAAAGGCTCTTTATGGCAACAATTAACGGGACCAATTTCAACGATAACAATACATTCAACGGCATTCCCTTTATCTTTCGCCCTGCCCTGAATGGCGTCGTTGATCTCTCTTTCATCTTTCCTGGTATCATCATCGATCTTCCTGATACCATCAATGGACTGGATGGTAATGACATTCTCAACGCTCTTAACACCAACGATACGCTTAATGGTGGCGCTGGCAATGACACTCTGTTC of the Allocoleopsis franciscana PCC 7113 genome contains:
- a CDS encoding NB-ARC domain-containing protein, encoding MMRHNRKNIECELFVNVNKLWNLEELYSDLANQKSTGREKKIELTSVEKAILRGLLCNYSPKEIATALHWNSGSICVELTKGLYRYVEILTGRESNSLKNWRDISIWLEAAGYKTLKPHQDWGDAPELSVFYGRTSELQTLKQWITQQQCRLVAILGQAGIGKTTLAVKLAQEIQGEFKYIIWRSLRHAPPLNHLLIQLIQFLSNQQQCSLQEDTKVLISRFTECLHQHRCLVVFDDAQILMRSYTHAGQYREGYEGYSDLLAQVGRERHQSCLVFNSREKPMQMELLEQESPYIGSLKINGLLPKEAQKILTKNGLTGNIKELENLINLYQANPLALHIVTKTIDDLFDNKISDFLTWRQVIVPEPFQTKVIEQLNRLDDSEMQIISYLARSRTPVVREQLRHDIHLGSDSKLINALNSLERRSILEKIRERSQTFFTISPVVMNVIREHYNIDVPYSTARFLSST